In Vigna unguiculata cultivar IT97K-499-35 chromosome 3, ASM411807v1, whole genome shotgun sequence, a single genomic region encodes these proteins:
- the LOC114175147 gene encoding beta-1,4-mannosyl-glycoprotein 4-beta-N-acetylglucosaminyltransferase translates to MFPLHVQGLVPRPRLISRRKPPLFFCLLLLFLVPIFLFGIFVHGQKISYFFRPLWDNPPDPFKRIPHYYAENVSMDHLCNLHGWSLRSEPRRIFDAVIFSNELDLLEIRWRELFPYVSKFVILESNTTFTGIPKKLFFASNLPRFAFAMHKTLHDIYPGRVAVPGTREDPFMLESKQRGAMNSLLHRAGISYGDILLMSDTDEIPSPHTLKLLQWCEGIPPIMHLELRHYMYSFEFPVDYSSWRSTAHVFGPRTQYRHSRQTDLIFSDAGWHCSFCFRYISEFVFKMTAYSHADRVKRKSFLSHSRIQNNICKGDDLFDMLPEEYSFQELIKKMGSIPRSASAVHLPAYLIENADKFKFLLPGGCLRPPE, encoded by the coding sequence ATGTTTCCCCTTCATGTGCAAGGCTTGGTTCCTCGACCTCGCCTCATTTCTAGGAGAAAACCTCCCCTGTTCTTTTGTTTGTTACTTCTATTTCTGGTGCCAATTTTTCTGTTTGGAATTTTTGTCCATGGCCAGAAGATTTCCTATTTCTTCCGTCCCCTTTGGGACAACCCCCCTGATCCTTTCAAACGTATACCTCACTATTATGCGGAAAATGTCTCAATGGACCACCTTTGCAATCTTCATGGTTGGTCCCTTCGCTCCGAGCCTCGCCGCATTTTTGATGCTGTCATTTTCAGCAATGAGTTAGACCTGCTAGAGATCAGATGGCGCGAACTTTTTCCCTATGTATCAAAATTTGTGATCCTTGAGTCCAATACAACGTTTACAGGCATTCCAAAGAAACTCTTCTTTGCCTCCAATCTTCCAAGATTTGCCTTTGCCATGCACAAGACTCTCCATGACATATATCCAGGCAGAGTTGCAGTCCCTGGAACACGTGAGGACCCATTCATGCTTGAATCGAAACAACGTGGGGCGATGAACTCATTGTTACACCGTGCAGGCATTTCCTACGGTGATATTCTTCTCATGTCAGATACAGATGAGATTCCAAGTCCTCATACTTTGAAGCTACTTCAGTGGTGTGAAGGGATTCCTCCCATAATGCATCTTGAGCTCAGGCATTACATGTACTCGTTTGAGTTTCCGGTGGACTACAGCAGCTGGCGTTCTACCGCCCACGTCTTTGGTCCCCGGACACAATACCGCCACTCACGGCAGACAGACTTAATCTTCTCCGATGCAGGATGGCACTGCAGCTTCTGTTTTCGGTATATTTCGGAGTTTGTGTTCAAGATGACTGCTTATAGCCATGCAGACCGTGTGAAACGGAAGTCTTTCTTAAGTCATTCAAGAATTCAGAACAACATTTGCAAGGGAGATGACCTTTTTGATATGCTCCCTGAGGAATACTCTTTCCAGGAGTTGATTAAAAAGATGGGGTCTATACCCCGTTCAGCTTCTGCAGTTCATCTTCCTGCATACTTGATAGAGAATGCAGATAAATTTAAGTTCCTTCTTCCTGGAGGTTGCTTAAGACCACCAGAATAA